The nucleotide sequence AGAGGGCTAAAAAATAGCCATTGGATTCAAACAGGGCCAAAGTTAAACACAAACACGAGTGCCTGCACAAAAAACACTAGCCATTTTCTGAACCTAAAAGCATGCGCTCCTCACCGGCGTACGGGTACAATGGCTGGGCCGCTACGCCGACAGCGGCACGGGCCTCAATTTTGATGCGACTACGACATGTCACTCACATGTGACATGTTGGTTCGGAAGCAGCGAACTCCGTGGCGCTTCTGGTGCTCAAAAAGGCCCGGACAATCTCTCAGCGATGGCAGAGCGTTTGACGCGACGAGTTGCCGTGCCACCGGGAGCACGGGCGTACGAACGTCTGCCGCTGgacaaggattttttttttctaaggcaCTTGTCAATTGCCATCCAGGTCGTCAAGGCATTACATGTTGCCAcggtttttagggttttagtggATTGCTAGTACACTgtacagagtaggagtacaTCTTACGGGAAGAGATGGGAGATGCATGGTTGGAGTTGAATCAAGTACTGACAGGTAAGGACGACCTAGACGAGTGTAGACAATTTTCGAAGAAGAGTAGTACGCTGTACGCGTACACGTCCACGCGAGTTAATTGTAGCTTCCCCATCGGCGCGTTATTAGCCGGCTGCAGGCCACCGCGGAGGACATGAGGTGACTGGCTGTGTGGTGGTCCTGTTTGGTTTCATTGTCTATGGCTACCGTAGCTAGTATGCGTACGGAGTACTACGACGCAAAGCTGGACCCTCTCCAATTGGAGGCAAACGGGCCCAACACGATAGGTGTCGACCTGACATGACAATATATAAGCTCCCCCGACATCGCCGCGCGCACGACGCAGGGTCCGCCTCTCCAAACGGCCCCCGGCCCTCCCCGCGGCGTTGCGCCGCAAGCGGACATGTGTGTTAGCTAGCTGCTGTATTCTTGAGGCCGCGGCGTGACGGAACGAGGCTAGCGAGGCCGCGCCAAGGCGCCCAGCCAAAACCCCATCTCTTCCGCCGCGTGGCGCGCCTCTGCCTCCTGCCGTTCCATGCATGGCACGTACGGTCCACGGTGCACGCACACCGTAGCACTAGCACGGGCGGAATAGCTCGTTCATATAGCCCGTACACGCTGGCGCGGCGGCCAAACTCCGTGTCTCCGTCTCCAGTCTCCTCTACTCCGTCCGTCCATACGTCCTCGTACCAGTGACAGAACGTAGTAGGAGCAGCTTGTACGACTAGTAGTCAGGTCAGCGGTCAGCTATACTACGTACGAACGGCTCACCTTGACGACTCCCCCCCGGCTGTCAATTTCACGTGCCATTGTTTCCTCCTCGAACGGGGGCCAATGAAGAACTACTCGTACTCCCACTCTCCACTAAtccagtactactactactccctaAAGTACTCAGGCGCAGGCATAGAGTAACATGGAAACACCAGGGAGAAGAGGGGGTGTACAAGGGACATGCATCAAAGTCAAGAGCATGGAAACGATAAGAAAAAATCCAGCCGTGTCAGTCGGCGTACGCCCAGGCCCCGAAAAATTCCAGTGCGAGGTCACGAGTCTCCATGTAGATATGTGCGCGCGCCAGGCAGCGCACGGtttgccattgccattgccagCCAGCTTGAGCCAGCCAGACCCGAAGCATGGTTAGACTGTAGGACCGGCTGGTCCATGGGAAGAAGGACACAGACGGACAGGAAGGCGCCGGAGACAATGGGAATCGTGTTGTTAAATGCGCTACAGTAGGAGCACGGTGTCCTGCATCTCGCCGATTTGGTCCAAAATTTGAGGTGTACCGTGTACAGTGTGTACACACTACACAGTCTCTAGTAGGAGTACTTCAATTCTCTTCCATGTGGAGCCTCTTTGAGATCACGACAGAGGGTTTTTCATGCTCATGCAGCCATGCGGTCCTGCCTGAAACGAAGAAGTGATTATTCACGTGTGGAACTCCGAAAATTTTGGGGCAAATTGCTGCTTTTGGGAGGTGGTTTGGTTAACAgcatttagggcctgtttattttgatatcattttcaaccttactaaattttggtaaagttacaaaaggtggctatatttagtttgctgtcaaattttggtaactatataagaaatcctgccaaaattttggcaactatgctaaaattttggtaatgctaaaattgaaaatggcatcaaactGAACAGGGCCTTAGGCTCTGTTCGCAACTCTTGGTTCCCAACTCCCTATTCTAGTTTTCCACGCACACgctttcaaactactaaacggtgtgctttttacaaaaagtttctatacgaaaattgcataaaaaatcatattaatctatttttaagaaaaaaaatagcaaatacttaattaatcacgtgctaatggaatgctccgttttccgtgcatgCTGTGTGGGTTGGGAAGCCAGACTAACGAGCACAGCCTTAGCGTACATGTGTTTAACACCACTTGTCCGCTTgtatagggcctgtttggcacaactctaGCTCCTAACTTCAACTTACCTAGAGccagagctgtgccaaacggtccAGATTCTCTGTTTTTGGGGTGGAGTTAACGGAGCTACTCCTAAAAAATGAACTACAGGGGTGGAGATAAGTTTTTACTGCTCTACAACTCCACTCCAACCCAAAAGACATATTACCCTTTaattttttaacatatttttaaaaatataccaTTGAACTACCCCCAAactctcctcctcacctcccCCCGCTCTCTCCCCCGAAACTTCATCTCCCACGGGCGGGCAAAGGCGGCGGGCCGATGGCGACgctcctgcggcggcggcgggcgggcgaacggcggcggcgggcgatgcGAGCAGCGACAGCGCACGGGCAGCGGTGCTTGGCGGGCCACGcacaggcggcagcggcggcggcgtcgatggcAGCGCTTCGACGGGGGCGGCGGACGACGCacaggcggcgacggtgctccgacgGGGGCGGTCGGCGCGAGCGGGGACAACGGGCGATCGGCGCATGGCCTGCGACGGGCAACACGCCGACGCGGGCGGGCAGGTGGTGCAAGGGAGGCAGCGCGCGGAGAGGacgctcgggcggcgcacggccggcggcgggcggtgtgCGCAGAGACGATGCTCGAGCGACGCACAGCCGATCGATAGCGgggattcctttttttttcttttttttttgatatttttcagatttggagtTAAAGGTTACCAAACACTTTTGGGTGGGTCTCCAACGCTAATAGGAGCTAGCTCCAACTGGTGTAGGAGTTTAGAGCTGGGAGTTAGAgtttggagccctaccaaaTAGGGCCATAGTTGCACTAGTTTGAAAACTGATATTCTATTCCCCACCAAAATGCAAAGCATAATTAGAGGCGAGTGATATTTACGCATGAGAACAATTTAAGTTCATCAAGAACACAAGAGTTTAAACAAAATCGTACTAATATATCAACTTTTAGGAGTTCAAATAAAACTatacaaatataacaacttttagctagGTATCTCGgcatttaaaaattattatacaTTAGAGCGGATGACGCGGATCGGATGTAGAGTATATTAATTGAAGAATCAACACAATTCTTACTAGCAATGTAATGTGCTATTTGTACTTTTCATTTATCGAAAGAGCATCGATTTAGGCAGGCATCCGTTTATAGGTTAGTGTTGATACATGAGAACACCATATTACCCTATTcaactactacctctgttttttaatatatgacgccgttgactttttctcacatgtttgaccattcgtcttatttaaaaattttatgcaaatatataagatataaatcacacttaaagtactatgaatgataaaacaactcataacaaaataaattataattatgtaaattttttgaataagacgaatggtcaaacatgtgagaaaaaatcaacagcgtcgTCTattaaaaatggagggagtattatgttTGTCCCTTCCAACTAACAGATCGGTTTAGTTCACCTTCTTTAGCAAAAACTAGCTCTCCCCAAGGGCCAGGGTACATTGAATAGATTTATTATTTGAGGTGCATAAATATCTACTCTCTTCGTCTCATAAAGGCTCTATTTTTTGGCTTTTAATctcttcgtcttatttaaattttttttatgattagtatttttattgttattagatgatagaAGATGAAAAATACTTTATACATGACtatttgttaatatttttttataaattttttaaataagataaatggtcaaacgtcgAACACagaaacataaaaataaaatctttctgaaacgaagggagtactatacAAGTGGAGAAGGTGTTTGTTAGACAGATCTAATAGTCGAGACCCGTGCATATAATACTATTAGTAGCATTAGTACTATTAGTAGCATGAACTAAGCTGAgggttctttctttctttcttttaactAGGGCACAGTCTCCTTCATGGGTTTGCACATACATGCACGTACAATATATAGCTAGCTCGTCAAGAAATTAGGAAGTGAAAAGCTATCTCATATGTGTCACAGTGTGCATCtatgcagctagctagcgcaCAGTACCAATCACCGCTCCATTTCACTTTTTTTCATGTGACCTATAGTGAGTACTCCGGTACGGGAGAAATCATGCCGAAAGCATGGTTTATGTCTTGATGTGTGTTCTACTAAATGGTCGCATCCCTTGGGACCAGCTCCAAAAGCCTATagcagctaagctaagctaatcCTGCCCTAACTAATCACCGCAAAACAGCAGCTTTTTATCAGAACACCAGCAGCACAAACCCGTTCAGATTAAGATTCCCATGATCAGATTACTTAATCGCTAACCACTGCATCACCAATTGTTAATTGCTCTTTACACGTACTACTTCTGCTACACTTGCTCAGTCCAGGCCGGCAACGCGGAGCCAACCTGTTCCAAGCGAGCCGCTGGGGCGAATGCTTGCATGCAGGTTGCACGTACTCCAGCTGTAAAGAATTGGGGCGAGTAGACTTGCGCCGAATGATTGCGCCGACCAGAGAGGCAGAGGCCACTGCACTGAACACTGAATCCTCTACCTCCAGCAGAATGATGGCAAGTGAAAGAATGATACCAAGTGAAAGTGCCATTCTTTAATCGAGCAAAGATGCCCTCTTTCGTTAACTGGTGAGTACTCCAGTGGTTACTGCGGTCTCAGCCCGAGCAGAGTATGAAATTCTTGCAAGAATTAACTCGGGCTCCTTTTGTACTGAAACACAAAATGGAGAACAACATGAACAGTAGacagctactactactagtaggatTTCTTGGCAGTTGCATTTCAGTTAGGTAGAGGAAAGGAGACTACCAGTTGTGCTAGTTGGAGGTTGCAACGGGCGTCTCATCAGCGGAGCGAGTGCTAATTGACCGCTGCTTCACCGGAAAATGACGAGGCGTGAAAACGGCTGCCCACCTGCCCGCGAGCTAGGGAATAATGACATGGAACAACCAACGTCAAGGCAAAGTGTACGAAGATGGCGCGATCGCCTGAAGCTTTCCCGACCACTTCAACCAGTGTGTCGCGATCGGCGCGTCCGTCTCCGGCCGGCGTAAGCGGAGGTGGGGGCTAGGCTAGGCATGGGCAGCAAGTTGCGGCTAAACTATAGGACAATTGGTGAATCCCTCTCATTGTATTCAAATaagcattttaaaattttaattttttatctaacataagtttttcttttctgatggTATCTAcgagcaggtacaatagaaggctataagccagctataaccacATATCAAGAAGAAAagtgaagagagagaagaaagcgggttacatatttatagctagctgcaacacggactctaAAATATTATTTGTGTATGAGAGGTATAACCGGATATTAATGATGTAATATATTtctatagttaactattgtatgaatgtgCTATTATATTAGATAtatatgatttggagttagtagttggctatactattaaacttgctctaatataaGTTTCTTTATACACTGAAATCAAAGTATTTTTAGCCAATTAAATGCTTAGAATTTAAAATTGAATCACGACAACGATATGGTTAACTCTTTTTGGAAATATAATACCAACACAGTCGCTTACAACATACACACTTTCACCTATATTAAAGTACACACGTATTCTATCCATTCATCTATATGAGCACCTGAAtgactgaattttttttattaatctttactaaataaaaaaacaaatattcaTATTTACAAAGCAGTGAGTAGAGGTCGTCACTCATCAGCCCGGCTGCTCCTGCCATTTGTTTTGATTATCAGTGTCAACTGTCAAGTGTTCCGCAAATGGATATCCCTATCGAATCGAGCTGACGAGACTGAACGGTGTCGTGTTCTCATTGAAAGCGTTCACGGTTGGGTGGTCAAATGTCTGGTTACCTTCATTTTCACTTTAATTAACGTGGACTTGTTCTTCGTTTGAGATCGCTTTCGAGGCTGTGGGGGAGAATGCAGCCTACGTACTCGGACATAAGTTCTCCAATTGATtaatttgtttcagcttactaaTCCTCCTTTGAATGCCCCAACCACGTCAAAATTTAGCACTTTTTTCTCCTATAATTTATAGATTATTATGGCCAGTCTAAACGGTTAAacattataattattaaaaaactttataCAACTTTTAAACTTTACAATAGTTAATTCATTCATTTCTATCCTCAAATATTATCACAAAATCATACACAAATATAGTATAATCTATCCTCCCTTCATCATATTATAAGGTCACGTTTAGTTGTTAAAAATTTTTACCctgcatgtcacatcggatatatagacacacatttgaagtattaaatatagtctaataataaaacaaattatagattccgctagaaaattacgagacgaacttattaagcctaattaatctatcattagcatatgtttactgtagcaccacattgtcaaatcatggcgcaattaatcttaaaagatttgtctcgcattTTCCtggcaaactgtgtaattatttttttttctacatttaatactccatacatgtgtccaatcATTCGATGTGATAACACGAAAAATTCTGTTTGGGAATTAAACATGCCTaacataaaattttgttaagaaATCAAATCAAACATAGTTACATAGATTTGGTAGTGTCCAAATCAAAATCATACCGGGTAATTTCTCACTGTGGAACCAAAGCAGTGAGTAGAGGCAGACAAGCCATTAAACAAAGTGCAAATGATTGACTAATAAGAGCCCAATTAGGCACCTAAATTACAGCGTCCCTGTAACAAACAGCAGCTTGAGCTCACTGCGCTGCTCACCCCGTACTCGTCGTAATACTTTTTTTAATCTCTTCTCGAACAAACTCCCCCTTTTtatcacacacacactctctctcctctctttctcgcccgtttccccaccaccaccaccaccaccacctcccctctcccATTCGACCAAATCGGCGAGGGGAATAGcccccccgcgcgccgcgcctcctctcgtcgccggcgatggccgaCGGCGAGGCCTCCTCCGGCGCGTACAGGGAGTTCAAGGCgctgacggaggcggcggaccgcaagttcgcgcgcgcgcgcgacgtgcCGCTCTACGGCGGCGGGGTGGACCACCACAGCCGGAAGGCGTTCAAGGCGTACACGCGGCTGTGGCGCCTGCagcaggagcggcggcgggagctcgtcGCGGGCGGGCTGCGGCGGTGGGAGATCGGGGAGGTGGCCTCCCGGATCGGGCAGCTCTACTACGCGCGCTACCTCCGCACCGCCGAGCCGCGCTCGCTCGTCGGCGCCTACGTGTTCTACGAGGCCATCTACAGCCGCGGGTacttcgccgccgcggcgcaggtggtggtgggcggcggctaCAGGCACCAGGGCCTCCTGATCCGGTACAAGGAGCTGCGGTTCATCGCGCGCTTCCTCGTCGTGGCCATGCTGATGCGGCGGGCCGAGGCGGTGGACCACCTCGCTTCCCGCCTCCGTTCGCTCGTCGAGGAGACCAAGTCGGCATACCCCGTAAGAAGCTTAGCTCCTCTCGTGCTTTGAATAGGGGAACCCCGAGTTAAGTTTGTGCGCTTGCTGTTTTGTATTTTAGGAAACCTAAGGAGTAAGGAGACCTTTTTAACTTCTAGATTAGAGTAGTGAAGAAGAGTGGGAACTTGTTGATTTGAAGGTTGTTTTGCCGCTtggttttgaaattttgataGAAGTGATATGTAcagtgctcttttttttttctgtataaaGAATTCTGATTGGGAATTTTGACCTGGACTGCTGCTTAATCAAGGGTTTCTATTTATTTCCCAATTCGATTATATGTAATTTAAAATGGCAAATTCGTTCTGGTAGTATgtaacttaaaatttaaaatcttaCTTTATTTGTGGTGAACTGAAGTAATACGACTGTTCAATGCTCGTCTTACCATTCGGATTTGGGATATTGCATTGCATGAGTCGTACATTTCATTAGGATAACGGATTTCGAATCATGTATGGTTTACAGTTTTAGCTGCTAAAGTAGAATCATTCTCTTTAGTTGGTTTGATAATTTTAAAGTTACTACGTACTAAAGTGTATGAACTAGAGCAATTTCACAAGCTCTATTACCTTTCAATAGCATATATATCACATTGTTTTGTCAGTGCTTAATTGAGAAATGATATGTTGTTTGAGGGTTGAATAATGAATGTTATGCTAAAACGATAGCTTAGCATTTAGGAGCCTATGACATGAGTGCCTTGTTACATATTTCCCATTTTCTTGCAATGTTATATATTTCAATAGAGAATCACATATTTATATCCTTTCTAATTAAAACACCTTGCCATTTAATTCTTCCATAACAACTTTGTGACCTCATACTTCTTAGAAAACCAACTTCAAGGAATGGAAACAAGTGCTTCAAGAGCTTGGGAGATTCTTGAAAGCTGATGGAGCATACAAGGGATCTAGATCACTGAGATATGACAACTTGTTTGACTCTTTTCCGTCGAACCTTGCACCTATTGCACGATTCCATTCAAAAAGAGTACTGAAACTGAAAGAAGCTGTATTGACAAGCTATCACAGAAACGAGGTCACATATATTATCCATCAATAATTGACCCACTTATCTTACTGTGAAAACAAGCTTGACATTTTGTAATATGTAATGCAGGTGAAGTTCACAGAACTAACTCTGGACACTTTCAGAATGCTACAGTGTCTGGAGTGGGAACCCACTGGGTCTTATCAGATTGCTGCCAAAGAGCTTACAGAAAATGGCACTATAAGTGATCAGAGTGGACCCTCTGGCCTGATTGATATCCACCTATCATCAGAAATATCTGATGGAAATCTTCCTGCAAATCCTCAAAAGGCAATCATATATCATCCTACAGTATCTCATCTTCTAGCGGTAGGTTGTTTATGCATGTTGTTCTCTTTGAAGC is from Oryza sativa Japonica Group chromosome 9, ASM3414082v1 and encodes:
- the LOC4347334 gene encoding uncharacterized protein, producing MADGEASSGAYREFKALTEAADRKFARARDVPLYGGGVDHHSRKAFKAYTRLWRLQQERRRELVAGGLRRWEIGEVASRIGQLYYARYLRTAEPRSLVGAYVFYEAIYSRGYFAAAAQVVVGGGYRHQGLLIRYKELRFIARFLVVAMLMRRAEAVDHLASRLRSLVEETKSAYPKTNFKEWKQVLQELGRFLKADGAYKGSRSLRYDNLFDSFPSNLAPIARFHSKRVLKLKEAVLTSYHRNEVKFTELTLDTFRMLQCLEWEPTGSYQIAAKELTENGTISDQSGPSGLIDIHLSSEISDGNLPANPQKAIIYHPTVSHLLAVLATVCEELSQDSILLVYLSASGFSEQNITSQKYASSSSYARATSVYPIDKPNSNGNSDNHLWLGPRGSGGPNNLYPEDLIPFTRYPLFLVIDSENSHAFKAIHNAEKGEPAALLLSPRIASAMPGVESTSNGSQFTYFLTAPMQAFCQLAGITSDIDSDTYANAEIILFSALEQYEGILCTSVGLNNVWGQILPDPFLRRLIVRFIFCRAVIFYFHPEENGEHIPICLPSLPESVAPNAEAIMAPILEFAENLVVSDRFHFRHSVHNNKK